One region of Chryseobacterium wanjuense genomic DNA includes:
- a CDS encoding TerD family protein, whose translation MAINLQKGQRINLTKENGTTLTQACVGINWGAIEKKGFFGGVTREAVDLDGSCILYDSNKNATEVIYFGNLKSKNGSVRHSGDDLTGDVNGDDGLDNEVITVDFSNLEPNVEHVALVLNSYKGQDFGTIPFASIRIYEGTPTNVREVFAKYDIANDASFRGHVAMVMGVFYKRNGEWKFNAIGDPTADRKLQETIETVKQKYL comes from the coding sequence ATGGCTATTAACTTACAAAAAGGTCAAAGAATTAACCTTACGAAAGAAAACGGGACAACTCTTACACAGGCTTGTGTAGGGATCAACTGGGGAGCAATCGAGAAAAAAGGTTTTTTCGGTGGAGTTACGAGAGAAGCAGTAGACTTGGATGGAAGCTGTATTTTATATGATTCAAATAAAAACGCGACGGAAGTTATTTACTTTGGCAATTTAAAATCAAAAAACGGTTCTGTAAGACACAGCGGAGACGATTTAACAGGTGATGTAAACGGAGACGACGGTCTTGATAATGAAGTGATCACCGTAGATTTCAGCAATCTTGAACCTAATGTAGAGCATGTTGCTTTGGTTCTAAACAGCTACAAAGGACAGGATTTCGGAACAATTCCTTTCGCTTCTATCAGAATTTACGAAGGAACGCCTACGAATGTAAGAGAAGTTTTCGCTAAATATGATATTGCCAACGATGCATCTTTCAGAGGGCATGTTGCAATGGTGATGGGTGTTTTCTACAAGAGAAACGGAGAGTGGAAATTCAACGCAATCGGAGATCCTACCGCTGACAGAAAATTACAGGAAACCATAGAAACTGTAAAACAGAAATACTTGTAA
- a CDS encoding TerC family protein: MEQNTSILDLHPGLVWGFAITVVIMLLLDLGVFNKKSHEVSSKEATIWSIVWISLSMVFSGVVYWVYNTDGGAGSHALAVEKFTQYQAAYWIEKALSVDNLFVFILVFGFFKVPKRLHHKVLFWGIIGALVFRAIFIFAGIGLINLTYLPEMNIFGHAVKINVVMTLFGLFLVYAGIKSWGEGEDDDNEDFGDTPGAKLVKRFWKVSDNYDGDKFFTIQNGIRMATPLLVVVAVIEFTDVLFAVDSIPAIFAISNDPFILYTSNIFAILGLRSLYFLLANFIHMFSKLPYGLAIILAFIGVKMLIAPWIHIPSPISLGIVGGVLVISVLLSVLFPEKVTGDNDDKKIEE, encoded by the coding sequence GTGGAACAAAATACTAGTATTTTAGACCTTCATCCCGGTCTTGTTTGGGGATTTGCGATAACGGTCGTTATCATGTTGCTTCTGGATTTAGGAGTTTTCAATAAAAAAAGTCACGAAGTTTCTTCCAAAGAAGCTACCATCTGGTCAATTGTATGGATCTCGCTGTCTATGGTCTTTTCCGGAGTGGTGTATTGGGTTTACAATACAGACGGAGGAGCCGGAAGTCATGCATTGGCGGTAGAAAAATTCACGCAGTATCAGGCGGCGTATTGGATCGAGAAAGCGCTCTCGGTGGATAATTTATTCGTATTTATCCTCGTTTTTGGCTTCTTCAAAGTTCCGAAACGCCTGCACCACAAAGTTCTTTTCTGGGGAATTATTGGGGCGCTGGTTTTCAGGGCGATCTTTATTTTTGCCGGAATCGGACTTATTAATCTTACTTACCTTCCTGAAATGAATATTTTCGGACATGCTGTGAAGATCAATGTAGTTATGACACTCTTTGGATTATTCTTGGTATATGCCGGAATTAAATCATGGGGTGAAGGCGAAGATGATGATAATGAAGACTTTGGCGATACACCCGGAGCGAAGTTGGTGAAAAGATTCTGGAAAGTTTCAGACAACTATGACGGAGACAAATTCTTCACCATACAAAACGGAATCAGAATGGCAACACCGCTGTTGGTAGTCGTTGCGGTGATCGAGTTTACAGACGTACTGTTTGCCGTAGACTCTATTCCTGCGATTTTTGCGATTTCAAATGATCCGTTTATCCTTTATACATCGAATATTTTCGCGATCTTAGGACTTAGATCACTGTATTTTCTGTTGGCGAATTTTATTCATATGTTCAGCAAATTACCTTACGGATTGGCCATTATTTTAGCCTTCATCGGAGTTAAAATGTTAATTGCTCCATGGATTCACATTCCTTCACCGATTTCGTTGGGAATTGTAGGGGGAGTACTTGTAATTTCAGTTCTTTTATCGGTTTTATTCCCTGAAAAAGTGACCGGAGATAACGACGACAAAAAAATAGAAGAGTAA
- a CDS encoding catalase family protein: MPHPQKYNKKYDKLTDEEKELLEISKNSITDFVEQSSSVSDVHYATRNAHAKTYAVAKGEFLIDKNVPEELQQFFDKEKYDLIIRFSNAHLKINKGKKDIPAYGFAVKIKDESGDLIANYPLVNFPLFPINSVSTFLKLFTSVNRFFVKKWSSFSLMMQISKVIPSTFTGSFLKNIFKLWRKRNDFILSFDYHSVGAYRLGENMIKIKLSPKSVDKNFNKKLKTKDALSNYLKTNDFNADVLIQICYDLKYQPINKLNVEWKHSPYLKIGEVKIEKNSLLDPNACDNELLSFNPFESKPFFQPVGKIQKLRDEAYKISLQTRRKINKLLKYK, from the coding sequence ACATCCACAAAAATATAATAAGAAATACGATAAGCTGACCGATGAGGAAAAAGAACTCCTTGAAATCAGCAAAAACAGCATTACAGATTTTGTTGAGCAGTCAAGTTCTGTCAGCGACGTTCATTATGCTACCAGAAATGCCCATGCAAAGACCTATGCCGTCGCAAAGGGAGAATTTCTCATTGATAAAAATGTTCCGGAAGAGCTTCAACAGTTTTTTGATAAGGAGAAATATGATCTCATCATCCGTTTTTCGAACGCCCATCTGAAAATTAATAAAGGTAAAAAAGATATTCCCGCGTATGGTTTTGCGGTGAAGATCAAGGACGAAAGCGGTGATCTGATCGCCAATTATCCTTTGGTGAATTTCCCGTTGTTTCCCATCAATTCTGTGAGTACGTTTTTGAAATTGTTTACTTCCGTCAACCGTTTTTTTGTAAAAAAATGGAGTTCATTTTCATTAATGATGCAAATCTCAAAGGTAATTCCTTCAACATTTACCGGCTCATTCTTAAAGAATATTTTTAAGCTTTGGAGAAAAAGAAACGATTTTATTTTATCATTTGATTATCATTCTGTCGGTGCTTACCGATTGGGAGAAAATATGATTAAAATTAAATTAAGTCCAAAATCCGTTGATAAAAATTTTAATAAAAAACTAAAAACAAAAGATGCACTTTCAAATTATCTTAAAACAAATGATTTTAATGCTGATGTACTGATTCAGATTTGCTATGACCTGAAATATCAGCCCATCAATAAGCTCAATGTAGAATGGAAACATTCACCTTACCTAAAAATCGGGGAAGTGAAGATCGAAAAAAATTCGCTTCTCGATCCGAATGCCTGTGATAACGAACTGCTTTCTTTCAATCCTTTTGAAAGTAAACCTTTTTTTCAGCCTGTCGGGAAAATTCAGAAACTTCGCGATGAAGCATATAAGATTTCTCTGCAGACGAGACGGAAAATTAATAAGCTGTTGAAATATAAGTGA